One stretch of Bordetella avium DNA includes these proteins:
- a CDS encoding EAL domain-containing protein, with amino-acid sequence MKAIKQRLRWSLAIALFAMALPVLLMAPLIGWMANDRAQGDSEVSAATIQRQVSRALEIVFKDVGIASRLLDEDCVAAAPELARLASATLYFRSISLLKNDRVYCSSLNGAMNFTLRDIIDGMTQLPPGAALVPIYGTLLVPDRPALVVSQSRAPGLGALAVIDGQYLLDIQDAASDEGKFQVTILQSQSGVPLSPSVPLDSAAPYVERSGALVRSTQYPFSVRVSPSRALIEDYRSYLWRHHAPFVLMAALLCGYLSYRYSRRRLSLVGEIQRAVRHNEFFMVYQPVIHMPTGEMRGAEALIRWHSPVLGQIRPDLFIPLAEQNGLMPDLTRHIFRLVAADLPKLGLRAQDHLGINISSSHLATPAFLADVQHLRRALGPQAPRLVLELTEREALHNDPQTQANIRQTREQGVLWALDDFGTGQSALAYVQDLGADFIKIDRSFVSGIGTDSVNAIVLETIIALGQRLKLELTAEGIETAAQAEHLTRNGVQWGQGYLYSPPLTPAEFATWRRKRQGRS; translated from the coding sequence ATGAAGGCCATCAAGCAACGACTTCGCTGGAGCCTGGCCATCGCCCTGTTTGCGATGGCCTTGCCCGTTTTATTGATGGCCCCCCTGATCGGGTGGATGGCCAATGACCGCGCCCAGGGCGATTCGGAGGTGTCGGCAGCGACGATCCAGCGGCAGGTGAGCCGCGCCCTAGAGATCGTCTTCAAAGATGTGGGCATCGCCAGCCGCTTACTCGATGAAGACTGCGTCGCCGCCGCGCCCGAACTGGCTCGGCTAGCCAGCGCCACCCTGTATTTCCGTTCCATCTCTTTGCTGAAAAACGACAGGGTTTATTGTTCGTCGCTTAACGGCGCGATGAATTTCACGCTGCGCGACATCATCGATGGGATGACGCAGTTGCCGCCCGGCGCTGCCCTCGTACCCATCTACGGCACCCTGCTGGTGCCCGACCGTCCGGCCCTGGTGGTGTCGCAATCCCGCGCGCCAGGCCTGGGAGCGCTGGCCGTGATCGATGGCCAATACCTGCTGGATATACAGGATGCCGCCTCGGATGAGGGCAAATTCCAGGTGACTATTCTGCAAAGCCAGAGCGGTGTCCCGCTGTCGCCCAGCGTGCCCCTGGACAGCGCTGCGCCCTATGTCGAACGAAGCGGTGCGCTGGTGCGCTCAACGCAATACCCGTTCAGCGTCCGGGTGTCACCGTCGCGGGCCTTGATCGAAGACTACCGCAGCTATCTTTGGCGGCATCATGCGCCATTTGTCTTGATGGCCGCGCTGCTCTGCGGCTATCTGTCCTACCGTTACAGCCGCCGCCGCCTGTCCCTGGTGGGCGAGATTCAACGCGCCGTGCGGCACAACGAGTTTTTCATGGTCTACCAGCCGGTGATACATATGCCGACCGGCGAAATGCGGGGCGCCGAAGCCCTGATCCGCTGGCACAGCCCGGTGCTAGGACAGATACGGCCCGATCTGTTCATCCCCTTGGCCGAGCAGAACGGACTGATGCCAGACCTGACGCGCCACATCTTCCGGCTGGTTGCTGCCGACCTGCCCAAGCTAGGCCTGCGCGCGCAAGACCACCTGGGCATCAATATCAGCAGCTCGCATCTTGCCACGCCCGCCTTCCTAGCAGACGTACAGCATTTGCGGCGTGCCTTGGGACCGCAGGCCCCGCGCCTGGTGCTGGAGTTGACGGAGCGCGAGGCCCTGCACAATGACCCGCAAACCCAGGCCAATATCCGCCAGACCCGGGAGCAGGGCGTCTTGTGGGCGCTGGATGATTTCGGCACCGGGCAAAGCGCACTGGCTTATGTGCAGGATTTGGGCGCCGACTTCATCAAGATAGACCGGAGCTTCGTGTCGGGCATCGGTACGGACTCGGTCAATGCCATCGTGCTGGAGACGATTATTGCGCTAGGTCAACGCCTTAAGCTGGAGCTCACGGCAGAAGGCATAGAAACCGCCGCGCAGGCCGAGCACCTGACGCGCAACGGCGTGCAATGGGGCCAAGGCTATCTATACTCGCCGCCGCTCACGCCTGCCGAGTTCGCGACGTGGCGGCGCAAGCGGCAAGGCCGCAGCTGA
- a CDS encoding thiol:disulfide interchange protein DsbA/DsbL, translated as MLSSSISRLLAAAALAATTFFAPASHAEGNAYVTLSPALPSDTPGKIEVLEFFAYTCPHCAAIEPMVEDWAKTKPEDVVLKQVPIAFNAGMKPLQQLYYTLMALDRPDLHIKVFNAIHGERKRLFDKKAMGDWVASQGVDRAKFDAVFDSFSVQTQVQRANQLAEAYRIDGTPSFGVGGKFLTSPVLAGNSYEGAIKEINKLIPMARAK; from the coding sequence ATGTTGTCCTCTTCGATCTCCCGTCTCCTGGCCGCCGCCGCTCTGGCTGCGACAACGTTTTTCGCTCCCGCCAGCCATGCAGAAGGTAATGCCTATGTCACCCTCTCGCCGGCGCTGCCTTCCGACACGCCGGGCAAGATCGAAGTCCTGGAGTTCTTCGCTTACACCTGCCCGCACTGCGCCGCCATCGAGCCCATGGTCGAAGACTGGGCCAAAACCAAGCCTGAAGACGTTGTGCTCAAGCAGGTGCCCATTGCCTTTAACGCCGGCATGAAGCCGCTGCAGCAGCTTTATTACACCCTGATGGCGCTCGACCGCCCGGATCTGCACATCAAGGTTTTCAATGCCATTCACGGCGAACGCAAGCGCCTGTTCGACAAGAAGGCCATGGGTGACTGGGTCGCCTCGCAGGGCGTGGACCGCGCCAAGTTCGACGCTGTATTCGACTCCTTCAGCGTCCAAACCCAAGTACAGCGCGCCAACCAGTTGGCGGAGGCCTATCGCATCGATGGCACGCCCTCGTTTGGCGTCGGTGGCAAATTCCTGACTTCGCCAGTCCTGGCGGGTAATAGCTATGAAGGCGCCATCAAGGAAATCAACAAACTGATCCCCATGGCGCGCGCCAAATAA
- a CDS encoding SPOR domain-containing protein → MASKRRSSSQGGSTLYGVLAGLLIGLILASAVAFYVTKAPMPFVDRATRQSSQGNEPPVDPRMAPDPNQGLYGRDGAAGSSPTGPTSTTPTPLPDGKTDDLGALIATLPGAGQASPPQLAVPVPAAPPPAAPKAAERPAEKTAKEKPSTPANGNYYLQAGSYKVQADAESLRARILLLGLPVNVQRAEVNGVQFNRVRVGPFSRLDDMNRARSRLGENKIESTVVKQ, encoded by the coding sequence ATGGCCAGCAAACGCAGATCCAGCTCACAAGGCGGCAGCACGCTTTATGGCGTGCTGGCCGGTCTATTGATTGGCCTGATCCTGGCGTCAGCGGTGGCGTTTTATGTCACCAAGGCGCCCATGCCTTTCGTAGACCGCGCCACCCGCCAGAGCAGCCAGGGCAATGAGCCGCCCGTCGACCCGCGCATGGCGCCAGACCCCAACCAAGGTCTGTATGGGCGTGATGGGGCGGCAGGCTCTTCGCCTACCGGCCCGACGTCAACGACCCCTACGCCGCTGCCCGACGGCAAGACCGATGACCTGGGCGCGCTGATCGCCACGCTGCCCGGCGCAGGCCAGGCCTCGCCCCCGCAACTGGCCGTGCCGGTGCCCGCCGCACCGCCGCCCGCTGCGCCCAAAGCGGCTGAACGGCCCGCTGAAAAAACGGCCAAGGAAAAGCCCAGTACGCCAGCCAACGGCAACTACTATCTGCAAGCAGGTTCCTACAAGGTGCAGGCAGATGCCGAATCGTTGCGCGCCCGCATCCTCTTGCTCGGTCTGCCGGTCAATGTGCAACGCGCCGAGGTCAACGGGGTGCAATTCAATCGGGTCCGGGTGGGGCCGTTTTCCCGCCTCGATGACATGAATCGGGCACGCAGCCGTCTGGGCGAAAATAAAATCGAATCTACTGTGGTCAAGCAGTAA
- the argS gene encoding arginine--tRNA ligase, giving the protein MLPEQQQHLISLLARAVAGILPEASPDILLERPKVAAHGDVATNVAMQLAKPAKRNPRELAQGIVDALLADPQARAIVDSAEIAGPGFINLRFTAQARQAVVAAVSAQGAAFGRAARRDEKVLVEFVSANPTGPLHVGHARQAALGDAICRLFDASGWDVTREFYYNDAGNQIQNLAISVQARARGIGPDAPEWPADGYKGDYIADIARDYLAQASVQAADGEPVQASGNIDDLEDIRAFAVAYLRREQDLDLQAFGLKFDNFFLESSLYTSGRVERTVETLIAKGHTYEQDGALWLRTTELGTGDDKDRVMRKSEGGYTYFVPDVAYHLAKWERGFHHAINIQGSDHHGTVARVRAGLQGLEEGIPKEFPAYVLHKMVKVMRGGEEVKISKRAGSYVTMRDLIEWVGRDAVRYFLIQRRADTEFVFDIDLALSKSDENPVYYIQYAHARICSMIASSGLDDATIAAADAARLTAPSEFALMQRLAEFPNVVKLAAQELAPHHIAFWLRDCASDFHGWYNAERVLVDDEGLKQARLRLAATTRQVLANGLALLGVTALERM; this is encoded by the coding sequence ATGCTCCCCGAGCAACAACAACACCTCATCTCTCTGCTCGCCCGCGCTGTCGCCGGCATTCTGCCCGAGGCCAGCCCCGACATTCTCCTGGAACGGCCCAAAGTCGCCGCACACGGCGACGTCGCCACCAATGTGGCGATGCAGCTAGCCAAACCGGCGAAACGCAACCCGCGCGAACTGGCGCAGGGCATCGTCGACGCGCTGTTGGCCGATCCGCAAGCGCGCGCCATTGTCGATAGCGCCGAGATCGCCGGCCCCGGCTTCATCAATCTGCGTTTCACGGCACAGGCTCGGCAGGCCGTCGTGGCGGCCGTGTCCGCGCAAGGCGCGGCCTTCGGCCGCGCCGCACGCCGGGACGAGAAGGTGCTGGTCGAATTCGTCTCGGCTAACCCGACCGGCCCGCTCCATGTCGGCCATGCCCGCCAGGCTGCGCTGGGCGACGCCATCTGCCGCCTGTTTGACGCCAGCGGCTGGGACGTGACCCGCGAGTTCTATTACAACGACGCCGGCAATCAGATCCAGAATCTAGCCATCAGCGTGCAGGCGCGTGCCCGCGGCATCGGCCCGGACGCCCCGGAATGGCCGGCTGACGGCTATAAGGGCGACTACATCGCCGACATCGCCCGCGACTACCTTGCCCAGGCGTCAGTGCAGGCCGCCGATGGCGAGCCGGTGCAGGCCAGCGGCAATATCGACGACCTGGAAGATATCCGCGCCTTTGCGGTGGCCTATCTGCGCCGCGAACAGGATCTGGACCTGCAAGCTTTCGGTCTGAAGTTCGATAACTTCTTTCTGGAAAGCTCGCTCTACACCTCGGGCCGCGTCGAGCGCACGGTCGAGACCCTGATTGCCAAGGGCCATACCTATGAGCAGGATGGCGCGCTCTGGCTGCGCACCACTGAGCTGGGCACGGGCGATGACAAAGACCGCGTCATGCGCAAAAGCGAGGGCGGCTATACCTATTTCGTGCCGGATGTCGCCTACCACCTGGCCAAGTGGGAGCGCGGCTTTCACCACGCCATCAATATCCAGGGCAGCGATCATCATGGAACGGTAGCCCGGGTGCGCGCCGGCCTGCAGGGTCTGGAAGAGGGCATTCCCAAAGAATTCCCCGCCTATGTGCTGCACAAAATGGTGAAGGTCATGCGCGGCGGCGAAGAGGTCAAGATCTCCAAGCGGGCCGGCAGCTACGTCACCATGCGCGACCTGATCGAATGGGTTGGCCGCGATGCGGTGCGCTACTTCCTGATCCAGCGCCGCGCCGACACCGAATTCGTGTTCGACATTGATCTGGCCCTGTCCAAGAGCGACGAGAATCCGGTCTATTACATCCAGTACGCCCATGCCCGCATTTGCAGCATGATCGCCAGTTCGGGCCTGGATGACGCCACCATTGCCGCCGCCGACGCTGCGCGCCTGACCGCGCCGAGCGAATTTGCGCTGATGCAACGTCTGGCCGAATTCCCGAATGTGGTGAAACTGGCCGCCCAGGAATTGGCGCCGCATCACATCGCCTTCTGGCTGCGTGACTGCGCCTCGGACTTCCACGGTTGGTATAACGCCGAGCGCGTGCTGGTCGACGACGAGGGCCTGAAGCAGGCCCGCCTGCGTCTGGCGGCCACCACGCGGCAGGTGCTGGCCAATGGCCTCGCCCTCCTGGGCGTGACGGCGCTCGAGCGCATGTAA
- a CDS encoding DUF1840 domain-containing protein, with protein MLITFHSKATAEVLMRTSDAAPLLQLIGKLDSDHIPEQGVFTPEQLPAAIAALEAAIARQSAPADDEDHPDKEPVHPVDREVSLQQRAYPLLDMMRQSLAARASLTWSVSRGW; from the coding sequence ATGCTGATCACCTTCCATTCCAAGGCCACTGCCGAGGTTTTGATGCGAACCTCGGATGCGGCGCCGCTTCTTCAATTAATCGGCAAACTGGATAGTGACCACATTCCCGAACAGGGGGTGTTCACGCCTGAACAACTGCCTGCGGCCATCGCCGCGCTGGAGGCGGCTATCGCAAGGCAGTCCGCGCCGGCCGACGATGAGGATCACCCCGACAAAGAGCCGGTGCATCCCGTAGATCGTGAGGTGAGCCTACAGCAGCGCGCCTACCCTTTGCTGGACATGATGCGCCAGTCATTGGCCGCCCGTGCCAGCCTGACCTGGAGCGTCAGCCGGGGCTGGTAA
- a CDS encoding phosphodiesterase produces MLIAQISDLHIRLPRQKAYRVVETDRYLPPAVATLNALDPAPDVIILSGDLTDFGRPAEYTHLRELLAPLQTPFYLMPGNHDARDSLRAAFPDHPYLQGEFIQYTVEHFPLRLIMLDTVEPMQSHGVLCARRLNWLEERLAEAPGRPTLIAMHHPPFQTGIAHMDKIGLLQGAKELEALVRRYDNIERIVSGHLHRTIFQRFGGTIASTCASTAHQVVLDLRPEGPSAFNFEPPAYHLHLWRNGQLITHHAYIGNYPGPYPFHEDGELIDN; encoded by the coding sequence ATGCTTATCGCCCAAATCTCTGACTTGCACATCCGTCTTCCCCGCCAGAAAGCCTATCGCGTCGTCGAAACCGACCGTTATCTGCCGCCTGCCGTCGCGACGCTGAATGCGCTGGACCCGGCCCCCGATGTGATCATCCTCTCGGGAGACCTCACAGATTTCGGCCGCCCTGCGGAATACACGCATCTGCGCGAACTGCTGGCGCCGTTGCAGACGCCGTTTTATCTGATGCCTGGCAATCACGATGCGCGCGACAGTTTGCGCGCCGCCTTTCCAGACCACCCTTATCTGCAAGGCGAGTTCATACAGTACACCGTGGAACATTTCCCCTTGCGACTCATCATGCTGGATACGGTGGAGCCGATGCAAAGCCACGGCGTGCTTTGTGCGCGGCGCTTGAACTGGCTCGAGGAACGTCTTGCCGAGGCGCCGGGACGACCAACCCTTATCGCAATGCATCATCCGCCTTTCCAAACAGGGATCGCGCATATGGACAAGATCGGACTGCTGCAGGGAGCCAAGGAGCTGGAGGCTTTGGTTCGCCGCTATGACAACATCGAACGCATCGTCAGCGGTCATTTGCACCGAACCATTTTCCAGCGCTTTGGCGGCACCATCGCTTCGACCTGCGCATCCACGGCGCATCAAGTGGTGCTGGACCTGCGACCTGAAGGTCCGTCCGCCTTCAACTTTGAACCGCCTGCCTACCACCTGCATCTGTGGCGTAACGGACAACTGATCACCCACCATGCGTATATCGGCAACTATCCCGGACCCTACCCCTTTCACGAGGACGGTGAGCTGATCGACAACTGA
- a CDS encoding ABC transporter ATP-binding protein, with protein sequence MTHSVPITLEQCSKTWPDGTRALHPLDLHIAGGEILALLGPSGCGKTTLLRIICGLEEGDAGSRVFYGDEDVTELPPEERGVGVVFQNYALFPNMSVAQNVAYGLRVRGVSKSEQEERVSAMLERVRLQDYGERRISQLSGGQRQRVALARALAIEPRVLLLDEPLTALDAKLREQLRLELAQMLRGLNMTTVIVTHDQDEAMMLGNRIAVMSAGKIEQVGSAHALFTQPATDFIAGFFGTLCQLRADTHEGRVIAGERQLRFRPHHACLHPAHADALPALIESRFFLGTSIRYELTLPDGQRFSVMAPPDSLFQAGEKASVAILSEL encoded by the coding sequence ATGACACACTCCGTACCGATTACGCTGGAACAGTGTTCCAAGACCTGGCCCGACGGCACACGCGCATTGCATCCGCTGGATTTGCATATCGCCGGCGGCGAGATTCTCGCCTTGCTGGGTCCTTCCGGCTGCGGCAAAACCACCTTGCTACGGATCATCTGCGGCCTGGAGGAGGGCGATGCGGGCAGCCGCGTATTCTATGGCGACGAAGACGTCACCGAGCTTCCGCCTGAAGAGCGTGGCGTCGGCGTGGTGTTTCAGAACTACGCCTTGTTTCCCAACATGAGCGTGGCGCAAAACGTGGCCTACGGCCTGCGAGTGCGCGGCGTTTCCAAGTCGGAACAGGAAGAGCGCGTCAGCGCCATGCTTGAGCGCGTTCGCCTGCAGGACTACGGCGAGCGCCGCATTTCGCAACTCTCAGGCGGCCAGCGTCAGCGCGTGGCGCTGGCGCGGGCACTCGCCATTGAGCCGCGTGTACTGTTGCTCGACGAGCCGCTCACGGCACTGGACGCCAAGTTGCGCGAACAACTTAGACTGGAGCTGGCGCAAATGCTGCGGGGCCTGAACATGACCACGGTCATCGTCACGCACGATCAGGATGAAGCCATGATGCTGGGCAACCGCATTGCCGTGATGTCGGCCGGAAAAATAGAACAGGTCGGCAGCGCTCACGCCCTATTTACACAGCCCGCAACCGATTTCATTGCGGGCTTTTTTGGCACACTCTGCCAGTTGCGCGCCGATACGCATGAGGGCAGGGTGATCGCCGGGGAGCGCCAACTGCGTTTTCGTCCGCATCACGCCTGCCTGCATCCGGCGCATGCCGACGCCTTGCCGGCCCTGATCGAATCTCGCTTTTTTCTAGGCACTTCCATCCGCTATGAACTCACGCTGCCAGACGGGCAACGTTTCAGCGTGATGGCGCCGCCCGACAGCCTTTTTCAAGCTGGCGAGAAAGCCAGCGTCGCGATCCTCTCCGAGCTCTGA
- a CDS encoding ABC transporter permease: protein MSTLYSRADARLGFALTLAVASFLIGPVILSVLAGLTRNYFIGLSSGLTLRWIEQVWAMYSDTIWRSLFIASVTLIICAALGVPLAWVFALLPGRLSRACEELLTLPVAVPGLASALALIISWGTVSGLRGSVWFIVIGHVLFTLPFMVRAARASMDAGLAILDEAAATLGASRTRRFFSIVVPNAMPGILTGALSVLTLSIGEFNLTWLLHTPLTTTLPVGLADSYASMRLEVASAYTLVFLLMLLPLMVGLQWLARSHSRIR, encoded by the coding sequence GGGATTCGCCCTCACGCTGGCGGTGGCTTCCTTTCTTATCGGACCGGTCATCCTGTCGGTGCTGGCAGGACTGACCCGCAATTACTTCATTGGCCTTTCCAGCGGTTTGACGCTGCGCTGGATAGAACAGGTGTGGGCGATGTACTCGGACACGATATGGCGCTCCCTATTCATTGCGAGCGTGACGCTGATCATCTGCGCTGCGCTGGGGGTGCCGCTGGCCTGGGTATTCGCGCTATTGCCCGGGCGCCTGAGCCGAGCCTGCGAAGAGCTGCTTACCCTGCCGGTTGCCGTTCCCGGTCTGGCCTCGGCGCTGGCCCTCATCATTTCCTGGGGCACGGTATCGGGACTGCGCGGGAGTGTCTGGTTCATCGTGATCGGGCATGTGCTCTTCACGCTGCCTTTCATGGTTCGGGCGGCACGCGCCAGCATGGATGCCGGCCTTGCCATCCTTGACGAGGCAGCCGCCACGCTGGGTGCTTCTCGCACAAGGCGATTTTTCAGCATCGTCGTGCCCAATGCCATGCCGGGAATTCTCACCGGCGCGCTCAGCGTGCTTACCTTGTCTATTGGCGAATTCAATCTCACCTGGCTGCTGCACACGCCGCTCACCACCACATTGCCTGTGGGTCTGGCTGATAGCTACGCCTCCATGCGTCTGGAGGTGGCGTCCGCCTACACGCTCGTCTTTCTTCTCATGCTGTTGCCACTTATGGTGGGCCTGCAATGGCTTGCACGTTCACACTCGAGGATCAGATGA